The following proteins come from a genomic window of Citrobacter europaeus:
- a CDS encoding MBL fold metallo-hydrolase, with protein sequence MITICKTCGTSYDVADAYPEHCDICQDERQYVPATGQEWVDFAALCASHTNKWRQHDSALFSIRTVPDFAIDQRAFILRTPEGNILWDCIATLDDATKMLLTSLGGLKAIAISHPHYYTTMQDWAEEFNAPIYLHANDRKWVMRNSPWIRFWDGDTLELTRDVSVIRLGGHFAGGCVLHWARDEGVVLSGDIVQVTPGAHAVSFMWSYPNMLPLPAATVSDITHRLSTVRFKQLYGAFEGKDITQNADEIVQRSGEKYVSCLK encoded by the coding sequence ATGATCACGATATGCAAAACCTGTGGAACATCCTATGACGTTGCTGACGCCTATCCCGAACATTGCGATATCTGCCAAGATGAACGTCAGTATGTCCCCGCAACCGGGCAGGAATGGGTCGATTTTGCCGCCCTTTGTGCTTCGCACACAAATAAGTGGCGGCAACATGATAGCGCTCTCTTCAGTATCCGCACCGTTCCCGATTTTGCAATTGATCAACGGGCGTTTATTCTGCGTACCCCGGAAGGCAATATTTTATGGGACTGCATTGCCACGCTCGACGATGCAACAAAAATGCTACTAACATCCCTGGGCGGGCTTAAGGCCATCGCGATATCGCATCCACATTACTACACCACCATGCAGGACTGGGCTGAAGAATTTAACGCTCCGATTTACCTTCATGCCAATGACCGCAAGTGGGTAATGCGCAACAGCCCGTGGATTAGATTTTGGGATGGCGATACCCTGGAACTGACACGAGACGTTAGTGTGATACGTCTGGGCGGACACTTTGCTGGCGGCTGCGTATTGCACTGGGCTCGAGATGAAGGCGTGGTGCTTTCCGGCGATATCGTTCAGGTTACTCCTGGCGCGCATGCCGTCTCCTTTATGTGGAGTTATCCCAATATGCTTCCGTTGCCGGCCGCAACGGTCAGCGACATTACCCACCGCCTGAGCACGGTGAGATTTAAACAGCTTTACGGCGCGTTTGAAGGAAAAGACATCACGCAAAATGCCGATGAAATCGTGCAGCGTTCAGGTGAAAAGTATGTTTCCTGTCTCAAATAA
- a CDS encoding APH(6) family putative aminoglycoside O-phosphotransferase translates to MEKSLFNTWLNRWGLTPDGEPFETHTSQLLPVVAIKEGQKAILKLTDDDSERSGCELMVWWNGNGAAKVLAHATGAILLERATGTGSLADMSWTGNDAQACRIICHASSRLHLPRNASTPELTPLHHWFRDLAPAAKKYGGILTRCTEVADVLLSSPLNEVVLHGDLHHGNILDFGAKGWLAIDPKGLVGERGFDYANIFTNPDLADPSRPVAIEPERFTQRVNIVSETARIERQRLLMWIIAWCGLSSAWFLQEGDCASVPQRIAELAMAELASGGNQL, encoded by the coding sequence TTGGAAAAGAGTCTGTTCAACACCTGGCTCAACCGTTGGGGACTGACTCCTGATGGCGAACCCTTTGAGACGCACACATCACAGCTTTTGCCCGTGGTGGCTATCAAAGAGGGTCAGAAAGCCATACTTAAACTCACCGACGATGACAGTGAACGGAGCGGCTGCGAACTCATGGTCTGGTGGAACGGGAATGGCGCAGCGAAAGTGCTTGCTCATGCAACAGGGGCGATCCTGTTGGAACGTGCGACAGGGACGGGGTCTTTAGCGGACATGTCCTGGACTGGTAACGATGCGCAGGCGTGTCGCATTATTTGCCATGCATCCAGTCGACTTCATCTTCCCCGGAATGCGTCAACGCCTGAGTTAACACCGCTGCATCATTGGTTTCGCGATCTCGCTCCTGCAGCGAAAAAGTATGGCGGTATCCTGACGCGTTGCACAGAGGTGGCAGACGTGCTGCTCTCATCTCCCCTGAATGAAGTTGTATTACATGGCGACCTACACCACGGCAATATTCTGGATTTCGGAGCGAAAGGATGGCTGGCTATCGATCCTAAAGGGCTGGTGGGCGAACGTGGCTTTGATTATGCCAATATTTTTACCAACCCTGATCTTGCCGACCCCTCCAGACCTGTCGCCATTGAGCCAGAAAGATTCACCCAACGGGTCAACATCGTGTCTGAAACCGCCCGCATTGAACGGCAACGTTTGCTGATGTGGATTATTGCCTGGTGTGGGTTGTCGTCTGCCTGGTTCTTGCAAGAAGGGGACTGCGCCTCTGTACCCCAGCGCATCGCGGAGTTAGCGATGGCGGAGCTCGCTTCAGGTGGTAATCAACTTTGA